In a single window of the Botrytis cinerea B05.10 chromosome 10, complete sequence genome:
- the Bccp4 gene encoding Bccp4, producing the protein MKLLASTVLVGAAAASITPQQQVLQNPFKSATKPVSDAWSKSMESLGHLTGSMKGMTAEAKAIWDEVSMLFPEAMEKAAFFSEPKPHTRKPDSTWDYIVKGADIQSVWVENSKGEKEREIDGKLEQYNLRAKKVDPSKLGVDTVKQYSGYLDDEEDDKHLFYWFFESRNDPKNDPVVLWLNGGPGCSSLTGLFLELGPSSIDKNLKLHNNPYSWNANASVIFLDQPVNVGYSYSGSSVSNTVAAGKDVYALLTLFFKQFPEYAKQDFHIAGESYAGHYIPVFTSEILSHKKRNINLKSVLIGNGLTDGLTQYEHYRPMACGDGGWPAVLGASECQAMDNALPRCQSLIQNCYDSESVWSCVPASIYCNNAMMGPYQRTGQNVYDVRGKCEDTSNLCYSALGWISEFLNKADVQKELGVEVSSYDSCNFDINRNFLFQGDWMKPFHRLVPGILEQIPVLIYAGDADFICNWLGNQAWTDALEWPGKKDFNAAKTKDLQLESGHKTGTFKSSGNFTFARIFGAGHMVPMDQPEASLDFLNKWLNDYTL; encoded by the exons ATGAAGCTTCTCGCATCAACCGTCCTTGTGGGCGCTGCTGCGGCATCCATCACGCCCCAACAGCAGGTTCTCCAGAACCCATTCAAATCAGCAACAAAGCCGGTCTCGGATGCCTGGTCTAAATCAATGGAATCTTTGGGTCACCTCACTGGTTCCATGAAGGGCATGACTGCCGAAGCCAAAGCTATCTGGGATGAAGTTTCCATGCTTTTCCCGGAAGCGATGGAAAAAGCTGCCTTCTTCTCGGAACCAAAACCTCATACAAGAAAACCAGATTCTACTTGGGATTACATTGTCAAAGGCGCAGACATTCAAAGCGTTTGGGTCGAGAACTCaaagggagagaaggagCGTGAGATTGATGGAAAGCTTGAGCAATATAACTTGAGAGCTAAGAAGGTTGACCCTAGTAAGCTCGGCGTTGATACCGTCAAGCAATACAGTGGTtatttggatgatgaggaggatgataAGCATCTTTTCTATT GGTTCTTTGAATCTAGAAATGACCCTAAGAACGATCCAGTCGTTCTTTGGTTGAACGGAGGGCCAGGATGCTCTTCTTTGACCGGCCTCTTCCTCGAACTTGGCCCTTCCTCAATCGACAAGAACCTCAAACTACACAACAACCCATACTCATGGAACGCTAATGCTTCCGTCATCTTCCTTGACCAACCGGTCAATGTTGGATACTCATACAGTGGTTCATCTGTTAGCAACACAGTTGCTGCAGGCAAGGATGTTTATGCTCTTCTCACCTTGTTCTTCAAACAATTCCCCGAATACGCCAAGCAAGATTTCCACATTGCTGGTGAATCCTATGCTGGCCATTACATTCCAGTTTTCACCAGTGAGATCTTGTCTCACAAGAAACGCAACATCAACCTCAAGTCCGTTCTTATCGGTAACGGTTTGACCGATGGACTTACACAATACGAACACTACAGACCAATGGCTTGTGGAGATGGTGGATGGCCAGCCGTTCTCGGTGCCAGTGAATGTCAAGCTATGGATAACGCTCTTCCACGTTGCCAAAGTTTGATCCAAAACTGCTACGACAGCGAGAGTGTTTGGTCTTGCGTTCCAGCAAGCATTTACTGCAACAATGCCATGATGGGACCTTACCAACGAACTGGACAG AATGTTTATGATGTCCGTGGTAAATGTGAAGACACCAGCAACTTGTGCTACTCTGCCCTTGGCTGGATTAGCGAGTTCTTGAACAAGGCCGATGTGCAAAAGGAACTCGGTGTTGAAGTCAGCAGTTACGACAGCTGCAACTTCGATATCAACCGaaacttcctcttccaagGTGACTGGATGAAGCCTTTCCACCGTTTGGTACCAGGTATCCTCGAGCAAATCCCAGTCTTGATCTATGCTGGTGATGCTGATTTCATCTGCAACTGGCTCGGAAACCAAGCATGGACTGATGCTCTTGAATGGCCTGGCAAGAAGGATTTCAATGCCGCCAAGACCAAGGATCTCCAATTGGAGAGTGGACACAAGACTGGTACCTTCAAGAGCAGTGGTAACTTCACATTCGCTCGTATCTTTGGTGCTGGACACATGGTCCCAATGGACCAACCTGAGGCTTCGTTAGATTTCCTCAACAAATGGTTGAATGACTATACTCTCTAG